Proteins encoded within one genomic window of Trichoderma asperellum chromosome 2, complete sequence:
- a CDS encoding uncharacterized protein (TransMembrane:2 (n10-21c26/27o244-264i285-304o)~EggNog:ENOG41~SECRETED:SignalP(1-26)) — MMSVARINAAFCIIWLLLFAFSSFFSYDDPSSIFFNAERAYRQRFSSVRTDEADAYIHNPPARVVPIKPVEKLLCIGIPSINRTTESFLASTVATLSDTLTPEERASIRIVVLLADKTPSKHFAYGQSWLEPLVDEVLLYGEPPNGSSVYRRIPFNLKEGNIRGDGRVENMRLDHSALVEACREQEYPYFALVEDDIVTLRDWFPRFKKGLAFVEQKTKETKREWIYLRLFYSEILMGWNNEEWLSYSKVIFLVYTGVLAAFLAGRKYYIRKGVSTGVSPHTQRYLGALVFGLWLPALIALYFLSGRLSVNRLNPFGLGELHGAREMPHYGCCAQGLVLPQRHLEGFQALLRDPPYGFPGDMILEGYAEDRGLVKWALEPSVFQHVGFKESSEGKRRTEVWNFGFERQYRN; from the coding sequence ATGATGTCCGTCGCTCGCATCAACGCCGCGTTTTGTATTATTTGGCTTCTTCTGTttgctttttcctctttcttttcatatGATGATCCGTCTTCAATATTTTTCAATGCCGAGCGAGCCTACAGACAACGCTTTTCGAGCGTGAGGACTGACGAGGCAGACGCATATATCCATAATCCACCCGCCAGAGTCGTACCGATCAAACccgtcgagaagctgctaTGCATCGGCATCCCTAGCATTAATCGCACGACCGAGTCGTTCCTAGCCTCGACCGTTGCTACGTTATCCGACACACTCACGCCAGAGGAGCGCGCATCAATTCGCATTGTTGTGCTGCTCGCCGATAAAACACCCTCGAAGCACTTTGCATATGGCCAAAGCTGGCTTGAACCACTTGTTGATGAAGTTCTTCTCTATGGCGAGCCACCTAATGGAAGTTCGGTATACCGCCGTATACCGTTCAATCTAAAAGAAGGAAATATCCGTGGTGATGGTCGTGTAGAAAATATGAGACTGGATCACTCGGCGCTCGTAGAAGCGTGCAGAGAGCAGGAGTATCCATATTTCGCGCTGGTAGAGGACGATATTGTTACACTGCGAGACTGGTTTCCCCGATTCAAAAAGGGCTTGGCATTTGTCGAACAAAAGACCAAGGAGACTAAGAGAGAATGGATATATCTGCGATTGTTTTACTCGGAGATTTTGATGGGATGGAACAACGAAGAGTGGCTATCCTACTCTAAAGTCATCTTTTTGGTATACACTGGCGTGTTAGCCGCATTCCTGGCCGggagaaaatactatatccGCAAGGGTGTTTCAACGGGTGTATCGCCGCACACGCAGCGCTATCTCGGAGCCCTCGTATTTGGTCTTTGGTTGCCGGCTCTTATTGCTCTTTACTTCCTATCCGGCCGTCTATCCGTTAACAGACTGAATCCATTCGGCTTGGGCGAATTGCACGGAGCCCGAGAGATGCCACATTACGGGTGCTGCGCCCAAGGACTTGTTCTTCCTCAGAGACACTTGGAAGGCTTTCAAGCATTACTGAGGGACCCACCATACGGCTTCCCAGGAGATATGATATTGGAAGGCTATGCAGAAGATCGTGGACTAGTAAAATGGGCATTAGAGCCGAGTGTGTTTCAACATGTTGGATTTAAAGAGTCATCCGAGGGAAAACGTCGAACTGAAGTTTGGAACTTTGGATTTGAACGGCAATATAGAAATTAG
- a CDS encoding uncharacterized protein (SECRETED:SignalP(1-18)) produces MKAYVLLSIAAFCGSANAFWGQLAAGDIMESEGGEYQFIYLTDYNTGSKYETELHDGFSGCVSTKCTAGFYETTPGGYNFDALLWRSSDGCHHIDFQGALSSHSGYCCGSLPCDIGA; encoded by the exons ATGAAGGCATACGTTTTGCTCAGCATTGCTGCCTTTTGCGGCTCGGCTAACGCGTTTTGGGGACAATTGGCAGCTGGTGATATAATGGAAAGCGAGGGCGGCGAATATCAATTCATCTACTTGACCGATTATAACACCGGATCCAAGTATGAAACTGAGCTCCACGATGGCTTCAGCGGGTGCGTGTCGACGAAATGCACGGCTGG ATTCTATGAAACAACTCCTGGAGGTTACAACTTTGATGCTTTGCTTTGGAGGTCTTCTGATGGCTGTCATCACATTGATTTCCAAGGAGCTCTTAGTTCACACAGTGGATATTGCTGCGGATCACTCCCTTGTGACATTGGAGCCTGA
- a CDS encoding uncharacterized protein (EggNog:ENOG41), which translates to MVTLSSNVNDENHDFEFAQRGLVAPLKDPYIFSDSKPHKVVWNSQAYDFLQEDCPKTANTSLWRQGQLCSVEAGLYHVTEGVYQVRGLDLANMSIVQVPGTNKIVIIDCLTSVETGRKAIELYQEHHNSQFGQEAEICALFYTHCHVDHFAGAQSIANKAQEGLRIIGPDGFIEHAVSENIYAGVAMARRSIYQYGEALSKDPRGQIGSGLGQAVSTGISSLVAPNQRIVSDGVLEPGIEGLEIICQLTPGAEAPAEVNLFFPQYSALCMAENATHTLHNIQTLRGAPVRDARLWSRYLDESITLFGDKTDVVFSSHHWPTWKSSDEENLVITFLSEQRDYYAYLHNETLRLLNDGRTPVEIAEEIKMPPNLALRTNIRGYYGSISHNVKGIYDKYMGWFNGNPAYLWPLSPVDEAIQFVECMGGYESVLKKAQEYHAKNNLRFAATLLDKLIFSGAENIKAAKAELALVYRELGFGAENGIWRNIYLTGAYELKNGPHAAINTRTPASLMALGLDQLFDTIAIRVNGPRAFLEQGVTIDFMVDDMPQNLKKSPAGWHVRLSNGVLTGHGVEYTPSPKPRDSNIDLTVWLNHETLVAVVGGAAIGKPISLDKTTAITSGNTRAWDTITSLVSLPNLSFNIVTP; encoded by the coding sequence ATGGTTACACTATCGTCTAATGTAAATGATGAAAATCACGACTTCGAATTTGCCCAACGCGGACTAGTTGCACCATTGAAAGACCCATATATCTTTTCCGATTCGAAGCCTCATAAGGTTGTCTGGAACAGCCAGGCTTATGATTTTCTTCAAGAAGATTGTCCAAAAACTGCCAATACATCGCTATGGCGCCAAGGCCAACTCTGCAGCGTAGAAGCAGGCCTGTACCATGTCACCGAGGGAGTATATCAAGTTCGCGGGCTTGATCTAGCCAATATGAGCATTGTACAAGTCCCGGGTACAAATAAAATCGTCATTATAGATTGCCTTACCTCCGTTGAAACTGGGCGCAAAGCTATTGAACTCTACCAAGAGCATCATAATTCTCAATTCgggcaagaagcagaaatctGTGCGCTGTTTTACACCCATTGCCACGTGGATCACTTTGCTGGCGCTCAATCTATCGCGAACAAAGCTCAAGAAGGTCTTCGAATTATTGGCCCAGATGGCTTCATTGAGCATGCAGTCAGTGAGAATATATACGCTGGGGTTGCCATGGCACGCCGGTCTATCTACCAATACGGAGAGGCCCTGTCAAAAGATCCCCGTGGGCAGATTGGCTCTGGCTTAGGCCAAGCGGTATCGACGGGAATTAGTTCTTTAGTAGCACCAAATCAACGAATTGTATCGGATGGTGTTCTTGAGCCGGGAATTGAAGGCTTGGAGATTATCTGTCAACTTACTCCAGGGGCCGAGGCACCAGCAGAAGTGAACTTATTCTTCCCGCAGTACTCCGCATTATGCATGGCAGAAAATGCCACACACACCCTGCATAACATTCAAACTTTGCGAGGTGCGCCAGTTCGCGACGCGCGTTTGTGGTCGCGGTATCTCGATGAGTCAATTACTCTGTTTGGCGACAAGACGGACGTTGTTTTCTCAAGCCACCACTGGCCTACATGGAAGTCCTCTGACGAAGAGAATCTCGTCATCACTTTTTTGTCAGAGCAACGAGATTATTATGCCTATCTTCATAATGAGACACTTCGCCTTCTCAATGATGGTAGAACTCCTGTGGAAATTGCGGAAGAGATCAAAATGCCTCCGAATTTGGCGTTGCGGACAAACATTCGTGGGTATTATGGCTCCATCAGCCATAACGTCAAGGGAATCTACGACAAATATATGGGTTGGTTTAACGGTAATCCAGCATACCTATGGCCGCTCTCTCCTGTTGACGAGGCTATTCAATTTGTTGAGTGCATGGGCGGCTACGAGTCTGTTCTTAAAAAGGCCCAAGAGTATCATGCCAAGAACAATCTACGATTCGCAGCTACGCTATTAGACAAGCTTATCTTTTCAGGCGctgaaaatattaaagctgcGAAAGCTGAACTGGCACTTGTCTACCGAGAACTGGGATTTGGGGCAGAGAATGGAATATGGCGAAACATTTATCTAACCGGAGCATACGAACTAAAAAACGGGCCACATGCGGCGATTAATACAAGGACACCTGCGTCGTTGATGGCCCTTGGTCTAGATCAGCTGTTCGATACAATCGCCATCCGCGTGAATGGACCACGAGCATTTCTCGAACAAGGAGTCACTATTGACTTTATGGTGGACGATATGCCGCAAAACTTGAAAAAGAGCCCCGCGGGATGGCATGTGAGGCTAAGCAACGGTGTTTTGACTGGACATGGCGTCGAATACACGCCTTCTCCAAAGCCACGAGACAGCAACATTGATCTCACTGTCTGGCTCAACCATGAAACACTGGTAGCAGTAGTGGGAGGCGCGGCCATCGGCAAGCCTATAAGTCTTGATAAAACGACGGCTATTACTTCTGGAAATACTAGAGCATGGGATACAATTACATCCTTGGTCTCACTGCCGAATCTCAGTTTTAACATTGTTACACCGtaa